CGTCTGATAAAACAATATtcgtactattacattatttatGCTGATTAGAAACATATTGTACAGTTATAAAATAATCAGACGAAAAGGAGTAAAGTAATACATTAATTAACACAAGTCATTTTAAAAAACATACATTACATTTTTGCATTGTGGATAGCAATCATTACAATATAATTCCTATCATTAAGAGTAAACGAAGATATGAGTAAAGTATTTTCACGAGATGCTGTTGAAATCCTTACGACCTAGCATGTATTATACTTTGGGAATAAATTGTTTTATCGCAAAACTATTCCGAGTACCACTGATACGAAAAAGAAGTATATAATTGTAAGTAAAATCTTGTTAGCAAttgcattatacatatatataaatatatacaaaattgAAGGACATCGATATGGATAGGATATGTTTGAAAATCATGGGAGACCAAGTGTAGAATAGTTCTCTTTAGAAGAACAAAGAAAATGTAAATCTGTAACCATAAATTACCGAGAAAAAAATGATCGATTTTATCGACAAAATCATTCCCGGATATGGATTATTCGATCATCCTGACTATACAGGATAACGAAACTTTACTGTGTAACACTAATGACTTAATAACTTTAAAATATTGTGCTATACAaagaaaactttacaaatatacgtatgaTTTTAAATGGTTGCTAAATATGTTATCATTAAAAGCTTTGAAATTAACttaaatattacttttattttcaatCTAACAAACtcaaatttacatattaatCATCTTGTTTTTTTacagaaatttctttttaagatacattatttattacaaatatacaatttaattaacgtTTTGTAATTAGTCCTTTAAGTAAATGTTTTATacacattttatatataaaaaattgtttttgaTTGCTTTAGCTTTACATTATAGTACTTATTCAGTCATCTAAAATCGAAAATATATTTAGAGCGTTTATGTTAGttatataaacattttaataggttaataaatttatattaaacatttttagaACATCTTTACGCATAAATCCACTCATGTAAACATTCAAGGGATTGGTATgataattgaaaaaataaattacttttcttgtttttgtttttttcaatataaattttcaaatatttccaaTCTTATGTGTATGTTCAAATGAATTAGGGGCAAGTATATTAAATGTAATGTACGATGAATGATAGAGAaagttgcaaaatattctacaaAATGAAAGAATGTAAACGAAACTTAAACATTTGAATGAAAGAGTtcattataacaattattaagcattaataatttttgtatttttatcaaGTAATGATCTATCGAAAGATGCAAAATTCATTGCGTCATTATtgctattatataattattaaaaaaataaccaCCACTACTGTGTATAAATATGGATATCTGAGaataaatgtattaaaaaaaaacCTGTAACattcatacatatatatatatatatatatatatatatatatatatatatataagtattgtgtaaaatattttaattcaacCAGtactatataattttttaaacagtCTTTAGTtatctaaatatataaataaataaagaaaaattatttaaaatgcaGACACAATATATTCACTAtaaagtaattaattaatatagatATTTAAGATCTtcaattatttgttaattaaaacCAGATTTGAAAAATCAGCTtggattttttataaatatttatcactTATTGAtccttaattttattatttacgtaTTAACGGAACGTGACTGCATATAaatacattttaaatatataaattttaataatttaatatttaaaaaacaataCAATACtgtaaaagaatttatataataaagataaaattcaaatgatttaatataaaaatgtaattcaaatgtatatgcatacatatatgtTCTTATATACGAGTGCTTTATgtaacatatgtatgtatatacaaatGCATATacaaatgtacatacatatgtataccgTGCGTATTTTGTAACAAAGAACAAAAATGAATGATAGCGATTCAATCTAACATTTTTAAGGACAATATACTTAAAATTCTTATTAATTgcgtttatataaattttcaatataCTACAAGTGAGAACGTACGGGTTAATGAAATGTCTCAAAAAAATGTTACTTATTAACGTCAATAGACACAAGAAAATTGGCACAATACGTAGGTTTTGTTTCAAGCTATGACTAaaccaaaaaagaaagaaaaatgcacgaaagaataataaataaaaacatttttaaacatttgtattatatatttttttacaaaatataaattatttaataggtTAAATGTCCATGTTTGTGTAGCGTTTTATCTTATGGAatactatatttattttaacaaatcaatacttgatattatttgatttgtataaatatatagaattattacTATGTGGCATCAACAAGTTTTTGCTCTTGATGCTAAATACAATGCACAACGTGTAAATAAATTACCTACTTTAggtttgtatatgtatatttataatccAATATATTGTAACACACTAAGATTTACAAATGATTAATGTAAGATAATTACAGGAATGCTTTATATTCGTCGTAGAAATCAACTGTTAAAAGAAAAGTTTAGTAAAGATCCAAAAATCAGAGAAAATTATATAAAGCTAAGAGCAAAACTATTATTTCTGCGATATGGCGAAAACTTAGAACAAAATAGTTTTAGTAGTTATACAACTGAAGAAGAGAAATCTGAAATTAAAACAAAACTTTATAATATACAACGAAAATCAATTGCAGAAAGTTTTGCCTTTGATGGAATGCATCATGTTTTTGATCAACACAATGCACCTGTAATGATGCTTAAGTTTGCAAATAATGATAGATCAAAGTTATGTTGTGCATCATTAGATGGATTATTATCGATATGTGATGCTATCAGTACTCCTCCAAAAGTGATAGCTTTATTGGAAGGACATAAAAAAGGTGTCACTGCATTAGACTGGAGTATTAGTAATGACCTTATAGTTTCATCTTCTCTAGATGGTACAATAAGACTTTGGAATGTCCTGAATCCAGAAAATAATCCAACTTGTTTACGAGTGGTTAATGATCAACAGCGAGCAGAAGTTTTATGCTGTGGATTTATACccaaaaataataatttgattGTTGCTGGTAATTCTCAAGGACTAGTACAAATTTTGAATATATCTACTGGTATATATACTCGCAATGGATCTTGCAAAATTGGTGGAAAAGTTAGTATTCTTTAATCTTTCTTAATGATAAATGTttatgttaaaattaattataattcattTTAATTCTTATAATAACCTgccattttcttaattttttattatttttttttatgagTTCTATGAGAATACTGTTTGTTCTCACTTtctagaaatttatttaaaaaataatattaaataaaaagagaagTATTCTATTTCAGATTCTGTCATTAACTTGTGAGGGTAGCGGTGGTTCCATAATATgggttggaaatgatagaggaGTTATTATGTCATTTCAATTGGAATCAGGATCAGGACGATTAACAAAATTAAAGAGAGTACAAGAAATTGGTGGAATGATAAGTAGTCTTTCTTGGCGTTCATGGCTTTCAAAAGATGCTCCATGGCCAGCACTTTTAGTGAGCAGTGCTTGTAATGTAGTATTATTGTACCATATTATTGACAATCAAGGTTCTTTATCTCTGTGGACAAAATATCCAATAAAACACAAGTAAgttatttgaatattattacaAGCATAAACATTTCTTTAAtacgaaaaatgtataaaattataacaaataaaatgtaATTCATAAATTTGTTAACAGACAATACCTTGTGAGGTCTACTTTTTGCCCACAAATGGAAACGTGTTTAATAGCCACTGGTTCTGAAGATGGTACAATACATTTATTGGATTCAGCAAGAAAAGGCAAAGCAGCAAAAATCAACCGACTTGAAGGTCACGCAACACCGACaattgctttatcttttaattatGATGAATCTCTTCTTGCATCTGCGGATTATCAAGGACTTATTATTTTATGGCGTAATCGTCAACGTCATAtataaacttttaataatgtacaaacataaaataatattatacaaacattttataaaaataattactataagtaaaatatttataataaaattttaaatgttcTTTATCTGTCTTGGAACTTGAGCAAATTAATTATGTTATCTGTATTTTATCCAATACTATATCAAATTTTTATGATTTTCTGCAGAAATAAACTAAAATTAGCGAAGTTAATCAAAATACACGAAGCTAAAATATTTCGTACGTAAATGTGTATGTTATAACGGTATAGGAAATAATAACAATGAAACACATATTCTGTTTAAATCAATGTCTGCtttgtataacaatatattaatcGTTCTCTATTAATATCCTATGTATTATAATGAGCATGGAGTTAGCATTATCAATAGtgataatagtaatagtaattgTAATGGTAGTAAAACTGCATAATAATCGCAGTGCTATTAATAGTAGTTATAACATGTACGTTTTCGATTTCACATatgttaatgaaattatatatcGGTGCAAATATCAAGTATATTGgtattatttgtattttttaatattttttattaatctaATCTATTCCGCCGCTATGTTATGATTTACTTTTCTTGTAGCAACATTGGAAACTTTGAAAGATATTTCCcaaaaattgtataatattaataattaacaattacTAACATATCTTTGTtggttttcatttttatattcaaataaatatttgcatattGTGAATTTAATAGTTAATACCATATTCATAATAAACAATCTTTTTCTTGTGCACTTATGTCTCACGCAATATTATTCTTCTGTAAAAAATtatctaaatattaaaaatggttaaAAAAAGCTATGAGAGGTgctcaaaaatatttaaaagtatGGAAAATAGTATGCAGGAAAGTACGGCAGCATATTTTCTGTGCTACTTCATTTGCAGTTTTACTAATTTGATTCATCAAATTAATCGAAATAAAAGTGCACAAATTGTGCCCATCAcagttctaataaaaataacagtacAACGTACatttaaaaagaattatttgTGAATCAGTTACTGTACACGTTTAGCTAAAGGTTGAGACTTAATTATAGTACCGTCCCTCGATTGACACTATAATACTTTTAGAGTAGAGAGCTGTTTTTTtactaatataattttaatataataccaAGAAAGATACGGTATTTAAAGATAACAATAATTAAAAATCAATATGAATAATTATCATATATCATCAATGAAAGTAATAACATTAACTTACACAAATTTTACTTCTTTCATAACGATTACGTACTGAAcaacttttaataaatatttacagaATATGAAATGAAATTATTCGTTAGTTTTGATGTAGCTTTTAAAAATCGATTGTCTGCTATTTGAttcaattaatttctttatcGTCACATGAAGCTAattgtataaaaaattatatcagtATTAAGCTCTATTTATGTTAATGTTTCTatacaacaaacaaaaatttaatataatactataGACAATCGATTGAATCTCAGCCACAATAAAAATTTGCTACATCTTATGTACAATAATTCGAGATTCATTTAATAGTGAAATCGTTGAGTAATTACTATACTTTTGCAACGAAATTAGTTCGGACGGACTTCAgctaaattatttcttttaacaTTTTACTATCGTCTTCGAAACACATTAGTTCTGAGTCAAAACACTACACTTGTCAATAGGCTCAACTTTTTCTTGACTATCACATTGGGCACTTTTTGAAGAAGTCGGATCAAGACTCTTTTTTTGTTGAATGTCTTTGGGAGGCACCGTTGGTAACGTATTGTAATTCAAGGAGTTTGATAGAATATGTTGGTCCTGTGTAAAGTCTATACTTTGCAAGAATTCTGACATGTTTTCTTTATCATGCAACTGTTCTACATTATCCTCTTTTGTTTGTTTATTAGAAACAAAGGGTGAGCCAGTTGTAgataaattcaattttaaaCGATCTCTAGTATGCCTTAATTCTCCTAATTGATATTGTTGACTTTGACTACAATCATTTAACAAGTCTATTCCGTTTTGTGATACTCCTTGTTCATCACCATCTATTTCGTCTCGTTCTTCGATCACTGACGTAGACGCACCAGGAAAGAATTGACTAACATATTTACTCTCGCTAGTTTGAAATTGAAACGGACGATTTGAACTGCTCACGAAAAACTCTTCATGTCCTATAACCAAAATAAGTTTGATGATATAAggtaaaatataaattcataaatattccACACATGTTATattaactaaaaaaaaaaaaatatatatatatataatgcataTAATACCAGACCATACCAGTATGATTGGTATCATCATAATCAAGGGGATATAGATCTAATCGTGGTTCGTCTATCATTTCCTCCCAATctaaaattagagaaaaattaTATACGTCATAGAtaattttccaattattttcttatatatgaatttccaatttctaatataatttatttgtactttaaaatatttaaaatttaccactatatgaagttggCTCCCAAGTAGTGGTTGGTTCTCCTTGAGTTTCTGTAGCCAGTGTTTCCTTCGGGTATTCGTATACACAGTGATAGCGCTGTTTCTTAAACCACACACTCTTTTTTTGATCCTGAATAGACCATacattataaatctaataaaatttatattgcattacataAATATAATCTAATATAGGTAATATACATACAAAGAAAATATTGCTAAATAAGGAATACCTACCAATTCATCCTAGCAGCAGAAGCAAATatagaaagatataaatatttacattatatttaAACAAATGTATAGTAAGTTATAAAACTTACACTAGATTTTAATGTTTTATCTGGAGATCTTAGTGCAGAACGATGAGGCGCTAATGTTGCATTCCAAGCTGATGGTGtaaattcttcttcttcctcttcttcttcttctcctccttcttctcCACCTTCCTCTTCAtcctctccttcttcttctgcaTCCATTTCATCCTCGATATCAGCATCTAGTATTTCTCCTTCATTATTACTTAAACAACTTCGAATTTGCACTTGCTCAACATGTGGTTCATTATACctctataaaataatatgaaattattacatatataaaaaataaattcatatatatttgattatttatttataatgcaCCTACTTTCCATACAAATTCACCAGAACTGGAGCTATTATTTTCATCCTCTTCTTCGTcatcttcctcctcttcttcttcatcaTCTTCGTCCTGACTAACCCACCCGTGCTCTGTTCCAAAACTTGTTGACATTAAATCATCTTCTAACGGTAAAGGTAATGGCAATGGAAAAGATGAAGGCAATTGTTGCCATTTAGATTCCTCCTCTGGACTTGGTAAAGGTGCTCCACCACTCGCAATCATAATGTGCGGCTTATCATCACGAGAACGAACTACCGAACAATTATAATCGAGATTTTCTTCTTCAGATAAGTCTCCATTGGTTGTATCTCGTTCATCATCTTGTAGTTTTTCTCCTAGTCCTTCTAACAAAATCATTTTATTTGTTCGAGTATCAACTAATAATACATCATCCGAAGTAACAGATTCTTTTGAAGCGATTGATGTATCCCTAGAATTTGATATTAAAGACTCCGAGGTAAGAGTACTTTCACGTTCTTCTTGGATTGGACTAAGTGGTGAATCATATACATTATACCTAAATATAATAGTAGACTTTTAAGTTTggttttgaataataaataaattataatcatTATTAACCCTTTGCGGACTACCGCCGCATATATGCGTTCTGTGTAAGCCATCAATTTGGCCGAGGAACTCATATATGCATTTGGCGAAAACAACTGATAGAACCAAAAGACTCATATGTGTGTCATTCTATTTATCCTGTGGAGAATCTGTGCTTGTACATATGTCTAGAATTTGACATCTATGAACGAAAAGCGTGTCTAAGCAGAAATGTGCGCTAGTAATTCTAAATGACTATCGCGGTAGCAGCTGGGCCCCACGGTACGGTTGACTACGAATCGTCCCGTCCGCAAAgggttaaataattttatattatattgttggAAAATAAAACAGTACCTTATTGAAATACCCACTCCTCCACTACCTTGATTAGAAGATTCTTCGCCGTCATCATCGTCCCAATGTTTACTATCTATATCACTAGATATAGATGGATTATCATCATCATGAGCTTCTAATGGTTCTACAACAGACATCTGAGCACAAGGTAATTTCTCTCTAAGTTCATTTCGAATTGCTGTTACAAACTCTTCTTCTATATCAAATGATACATAAGAATTATCACTACGTAAACTCATTGTAGAACTATCTTCATCttcaatttcattttcatttattttccttatttctttttcattgtcactttcatatatcttttctatttcct
This portion of the Bombus affinis isolate iyBomAffi1 chromosome 1, iyBomAffi1.2, whole genome shotgun sequence genome encodes:
- the LOC126921344 gene encoding WD repeat-containing protein 13-like — translated: MWHQQVFALDAKYNAQRVNKLPTLGMLYIRRRNQLLKEKFSKDPKIRENYIKLRAKLLFLRYGENLEQNSFSSYTTEEEKSEIKTKLYNIQRKSIAESFAFDGMHHVFDQHNAPVMMLKFANNDRSKLCCASLDGLLSICDAISTPPKVIALLEGHKKGVTALDWSISNDLIVSSSLDGTIRLWNVLNPENNPTCLRVVNDQQRAEVLCCGFIPKNNNLIVAGNSQGLVQILNISTGIYTRNGSCKIGGKILSLTCEGSGGSIIWVGNDRGVIMSFQLESGSGRLTKLKRVQEIGGMISSLSWRSWLSKDAPWPALLVSSACNVVLLYHIIDNQGSLSLWTKYPIKHKQYLVRSTFCPQMETCLIATGSEDGTIHLLDSARKGKAAKINRLEGHATPTIALSFNYDESLLASADYQGLIILWRNRQRHI